A single window of Candidatus Acidulodesulfobacterium ferriphilum DNA harbors:
- the rnr gene encoding ribonuclease R: MKAVTKEDIVYLFSQKSDIPLSFTDIKHNLNITSAKMLSSAKNILDLMVKNGELILTKGEKYAYPQKLHLIQGKVLSKRRNYAFVSDNSGGGGDIFVKNSDIGDAIYGDTVILKIIPDNPYYLKKRKREKLKARGKFESRRGRVIRIIKRELKNFKAVVRVEKSIAILTPIAPEFDGSFYFDLHRFKDRDKLKTGAIVNAVLPDTNDFSSRTASVDKILGDIESRGTEEDIIVSKYDIYKVFDEAAVKELKKIPADFEENPAEDGGGERIDLTDLPFITIDGEDAKDFDDAVYLEGSEKDNNCKLYVAIADVSYFVGDGSYLDKEAFKRGNSTYFPGTVYPMLPEMLSNNLCSLLPKKNRFAMVCEMDIDSKGKITGTKIYKGSIKTFGRLTYNETCKYLTAGLEAGKARNDNEFNELDNKLSPIKDMLLNMKRLAEILRDKRIKNGGLDFDSLSGKVILNEDNEVISVIPEPRNFVHDLIEDFMIAANCAVARFIESKKVPSIYRVHEKPDEDKVKEFLKILKYFKFSFPEKLPEKVKDYQTMLNKLKETPLSSFLEQAFLRSMKIAVYSPVNSHHFGLALKSYTHFTSPIRRYADLMVHRILKWILYNDNGKGALGNSDNDKEVFSENRETGKMPSWLNHDNLKMISNVLSRREKLSTDAEREYSEFKKMQFLKKNSQKVYEGFITNVMNFGFFVDIAGFFIQGFVHVSTIADDYYEYNDNTKILKGRHSKKIFKMGDHVTVSIYSIDLLKHEIDLRFIEFYEDN; encoded by the coding sequence CGTATCCCCAAAAATTACATTTAATCCAGGGGAAAGTTCTTTCAAAAAGGCGCAACTATGCCTTTGTGAGCGACAACTCAGGCGGAGGCGGGGATATTTTTGTTAAAAATTCCGATATCGGCGATGCAATATACGGAGATACCGTTATCTTAAAAATAATACCCGATAATCCTTATTATTTAAAAAAGAGAAAACGGGAAAAGCTAAAAGCGCGGGGTAAATTTGAAAGCAGGCGGGGAAGGGTTATAAGGATAATAAAGAGGGAATTAAAAAATTTTAAAGCGGTTGTAAGGGTCGAAAAAAGTATAGCAATTTTAACTCCCATTGCTCCTGAATTCGACGGTTCGTTCTATTTTGATTTACATAGATTTAAAGACAGGGATAAATTAAAAACCGGGGCTATAGTAAATGCGGTTTTGCCTGATACTAACGATTTTTCTTCACGAACAGCATCAGTGGATAAGATATTGGGCGATATCGAATCAAGGGGAACGGAAGAGGATATTATCGTAAGTAAATACGATATATATAAAGTTTTTGACGAGGCCGCCGTTAAAGAACTTAAAAAAATACCGGCAGATTTTGAAGAAAATCCGGCAGAGGACGGAGGAGGAGAAAGGATCGATTTAACCGATTTGCCGTTTATAACGATAGACGGCGAAGACGCTAAAGATTTTGACGACGCGGTTTATCTGGAAGGTTCGGAAAAAGACAATAACTGTAAACTTTATGTTGCCATAGCCGATGTTTCCTATTTTGTCGGGGACGGCAGTTATCTGGATAAGGAGGCGTTTAAAAGGGGCAATTCCACTTATTTTCCTGGAACCGTTTATCCGATGCTTCCCGAAATGCTGTCAAACAATCTTTGCAGCCTTCTTCCGAAAAAAAACCGTTTTGCGATGGTTTGCGAAATGGATATAGACAGCAAGGGAAAAATAACCGGAACAAAGATTTATAAGGGGTCTATAAAAACATTCGGAAGGCTTACCTATAACGAAACTTGCAAATATTTAACGGCGGGCTTGGAGGCGGGCAAGGCTCGAAACGATAATGAATTTAATGAGTTAGACAATAAACTGTCCCCTATAAAAGATATGCTGCTTAACATGAAGAGGCTTGCCGAAATTTTAAGGGATAAAAGAATTAAAAACGGCGGTCTCGATTTTGATTCATTATCGGGGAAGGTTATATTAAATGAAGATAATGAAGTCATATCGGTTATTCCCGAGCCAAGAAATTTTGTCCACGATTTAATCGAGGATTTTATGATTGCCGCAAACTGCGCCGTGGCACGGTTCATAGAGTCAAAAAAAGTTCCGTCCATTTACAGGGTGCATGAAAAACCCGATGAGGATAAGGTAAAAGAATTTTTAAAGATATTAAAATATTTTAAATTTTCTTTTCCGGAAAAGCTGCCGGAAAAGGTTAAAGACTATCAAACAATGCTGAATAAACTAAAAGAAACACCGCTTTCGTCTTTTTTAGAGCAGGCATTTCTGAGGTCTATGAAAATTGCGGTGTACTCGCCGGTCAATAGCCATCACTTTGGACTTGCCCTGAAATCTTATACCCACTTTACATCTCCGATTAGAAGATATGCCGATCTGATGGTGCATAGAATTCTTAAATGGATATTGTATAACGACAACGGAAAAGGCGCGCTTGGCAACAGCGATAACGATAAAGAGGTTTTTTCGGAAAACAGGGAAACCGGCAAAATGCCTTCATGGCTTAATCATGATAATTTAAAAATGATTTCCAATGTACTGTCCCGAAGGGAAAAACTTTCGACGGACGCGGAAAGGGAATATTCGGAATTTAAGAAGATGCAGTTTTTAAAGAAAAACAGCCAGAAGGTTTACGAAGGATTTATTACAAATGTTATGAATTTCGGCTTTTTTGTCGATATAGCAGGATTTTTTATTCAAGGGTTCGTTCATGTCTCCACCATAGCCGATGATTATTACGAGTATAACGATAACACAAAAATACTTAAGGGAAGGCATAGCAAAAAGATTTTTAAAATGGGCGACCATGTGACGGTGAGCATATATTCCATAGATCTTTTGAAGCATGAAATAGATTTGAGGTTTATCGAATTTTATGAAGATAACTGA
- a CDS encoding AarF/ABC1/UbiB kinase family protein: protein MKITDFIKFIRAVKRIRQITMIFAKHGFYQVITNIGLSKFFIFKKYLKAAYPVDDYLNVPPEIRLRYALEDLGPTFIKVGQILSQEVTMLPSKYINELKKLQDSVQLNYIKFDEIKGIVKKETGKDPDEIFSSFDENPIASASLAQVHKAVLKDGTVVAVKIKKGDIDKIIKNDLDVLYFIVNIIRKPVKELLYIDNLDELYQEFGKNIICELNFLTEAGYTEKIRRSNMDKHSVVIPQIYWNYISNNLLVEDFIHGIKVSNTEELFKRGYNTKNILKIFLNHYFKQIFILGYFNADPHPGNVFVINEEKIGLIDFGSVGILTKDLKRMALEYFINFIGGNYEEMAVQFIEICMGDLSEKEEQAFKFELAEFIEGFFNRPFKDIYSAEILLKTLKIGQRHNLVIPAELSLLFKALLSIESIAKILDPDFSFVTSGTEFFDFDVLINKKEKVKDIKEQIISKLKNYRDFFGEFPKKAEKILKKMSEDNFSIDFIHKGLEGLMGEMEKSSKRLMRGFLVAALIISSSILMFTGGALLHYWILIAGFIGWIFGFLYILILLIRGLK, encoded by the coding sequence ATGAAGATAACTGATTTTATTAAATTTATAAGGGCGGTTAAAAGGATAAGACAGATAACCATGATTTTTGCCAAGCATGGTTTTTATCAAGTCATAACGAACATCGGTTTATCTAAATTTTTTATTTTTAAAAAATACCTTAAAGCAGCCTATCCCGTTGACGATTACCTGAATGTTCCCCCTGAAATACGGCTGAGATACGCGTTAGAAGATCTCGGACCTACTTTTATTAAAGTAGGGCAGATACTCTCTCAGGAAGTAACCATGCTCCCCTCTAAATATATTAATGAATTAAAAAAGCTTCAGGACAGCGTTCAGCTAAATTATATTAAATTCGATGAAATTAAAGGCATCGTTAAAAAGGAAACGGGAAAGGATCCTGACGAGATTTTTAGCAGTTTCGATGAAAACCCGATCGCGTCGGCTTCCCTTGCCCAGGTCCATAAGGCTGTTCTTAAAGACGGAACCGTCGTGGCGGTTAAAATCAAAAAAGGGGATATCGATAAAATTATTAAAAACGATTTAGATGTTCTTTACTTTATCGTAAATATTATAAGAAAACCGGTTAAAGAATTGCTTTATATAGATAATCTGGATGAATTATATCAAGAATTCGGAAAAAATATAATTTGCGAGCTAAATTTTTTGACGGAGGCGGGATATACGGAAAAAATTAGAAGAAGTAATATGGATAAACATTCCGTCGTAATACCGCAGATTTACTGGAATTACATATCTAATAATTTATTGGTGGAAGATTTTATCCATGGAATAAAGGTATCGAATACGGAAGAACTTTTCAAAAGAGGTTATAACACCAAAAATATACTTAAAATATTTTTAAACCATTATTTTAAGCAGATATTCATATTAGGGTATTTTAATGCCGACCCGCATCCCGGCAATGTTTTTGTGATAAACGAAGAAAAAATTGGATTAATAGATTTTGGTTCCGTCGGTATTCTTACTAAAGATTTAAAAAGAATGGCTCTCGAATATTTTATTAATTTTATCGGCGGCAATTATGAAGAAATGGCCGTCCAATTTATTGAAATTTGTATGGGAGACCTTTCCGAAAAAGAGGAGCAGGCATTTAAATTTGAGCTTGCGGAATTTATAGAAGGCTTTTTTAACAGGCCGTTTAAAGATATTTACAGCGCGGAAATTCTTCTGAAAACATTAAAAATCGGGCAAAGGCATAATCTTGTTATTCCGGCCGAATTATCGCTTTTATTTAAAGCATTGTTATCCATAGAGTCCATTGCAAAAATTCTCGACCCCGATTTTTCTTTTGTCACCTCCGGTACGGAATTTTTTGATTTCGATGTTTTGATAAATAAAAAAGAAAAGGTAAAAGATATTAAAGAGCAGATAATAAGTAAATTAAAAAATTATAGAGATTTTTTTGGGGAGTTTCCGAAGAAGGCGGAAAAAATCCTTAAAAAAATGTCGGAGGATAATTTTTCTATAGATTTTATTCATAAGGGATTAGAAGGACTTATGGGCGAGATGGAAAAATCAAGCAAGCGGCTTATGAGAGGATTCTTGGTTGCCGCGCTTATAATATCTTCCAGTATTCTTATGTTTACAGGGGGGGCGTTATTGCATTACTGGATATTGATAGCTGGTTTTATCGGATGGATTTTCGGATTTTTGTACATATTGATTTTATTAATCAGAGGATTAAAATAA